A region from the Rosa rugosa chromosome 6, drRosRugo1.1, whole genome shotgun sequence genome encodes:
- the LOC133717775 gene encoding probable plastid-lipid-associated protein 11, chloroplastic isoform X2, whose amino-acid sequence MKESPNLKPLHHHHSLLLSLIHSLHMATCLPFRSIPFKPNTTSSSSRPAKITCSSVTAQSRLAKQDLLALIADQDRGLKTQTDPTKRASIIKAIDALADLGNGTVTTGGDLSATWRLLWTTEKEQLFIIQNASVFGTRAGDVLQVIDVDRKVLNNVITFPPDGVFFVRSTIEVASPQRVNFRFTSAVLRGKSWEFPLPPFGQGWFETVYLDDEIRVVKDIREDYLVVDRAPYAWTE is encoded by the exons ATGAAGGAGTCTCCGAACCTCAAACCTCTCCATCACCAtcactctctcctcctctccttaATCCATTCCCTCCACATGGCCACGTGTCTCCCCTTCCGCTCCATCCCCTTCAAACCCaacaccacctcctcctcctcccgcCCCGCTAAAATCACCTGCTCCTCCGTCACCGCCCAATCCCGCCTCGCCAAGCAAGACCTCCTCGCCCTCATCGCCGACCAGGACCGCGGCCTCAAGACCCAGACCGACCCCACCAAACGCGCCTCCATCATCAAGGCCATCGACGCCCTGGCCGATCTCGGCAACGGTACCGTCACCACCGGCGGCGACCTCTCCGCCACGTGGAGGCTGCTGTGGACGACGGAGAAGGAGCAGCTCTTCATCATCCAGAACGCGTCCGTGTTCGGCACGCGCGCCGGCGACGTTTTGCAGGTCATCGATGTTGACCGGAAGGTCCTCAACAATGTCATCACTTTCCCTCCCGATGGAGTCTTCTTTGTTCGCTCCACCATCGAAGTCGCTTCGCCGCAGAGAGTGAATTTTAG GTTTACGAGTGCGGTTCTAAGAGGGAAGAGCTGGGAGTTTCCATTGCCGCCGTTCGGCCAGGGCTG GTTTGAAACTGTATACCTTGATGACGAGATTCGGGTTGTGAAGGATATCAGAGAAGACTATTTGGTTGTAGACCGTGCTCCCTATGCTTGGACAGAATGA
- the LOC133717775 gene encoding probable plastid-lipid-associated protein 11, chloroplastic isoform X3: MKESPNLKPLHHHHSLLLSLIHSLHMATCLPFRSIPFKPNTTSSSSRPAKITCSSVTAQSRLAKQDLLALIADQDRGLKTQTDPTKRASIIKAIDALADLGNGTVTTGGDLSATWRLLWTTEKEQLFIIQNASVFGTRAGDVLQVIDVDRKVLNNVITFPPDGVFFVRSTIEVASPQRVNFRFTSAVLRGKSWEFPLPPFGQGWGCFIFLSLF; encoded by the exons ATGAAGGAGTCTCCGAACCTCAAACCTCTCCATCACCAtcactctctcctcctctccttaATCCATTCCCTCCACATGGCCACGTGTCTCCCCTTCCGCTCCATCCCCTTCAAACCCaacaccacctcctcctcctcccgcCCCGCTAAAATCACCTGCTCCTCCGTCACCGCCCAATCCCGCCTCGCCAAGCAAGACCTCCTCGCCCTCATCGCCGACCAGGACCGCGGCCTCAAGACCCAGACCGACCCCACCAAACGCGCCTCCATCATCAAGGCCATCGACGCCCTGGCCGATCTCGGCAACGGTACCGTCACCACCGGCGGCGACCTCTCCGCCACGTGGAGGCTGCTGTGGACGACGGAGAAGGAGCAGCTCTTCATCATCCAGAACGCGTCCGTGTTCGGCACGCGCGCCGGCGACGTTTTGCAGGTCATCGATGTTGACCGGAAGGTCCTCAACAATGTCATCACTTTCCCTCCCGATGGAGTCTTCTTTGTTCGCTCCACCATCGAAGTCGCTTCGCCGCAGAGAGTGAATTTTAG GTTTACGAGTGCGGTTCTAAGAGGGAAGAGCTGGGAGTTTCCATTGCCGCCGTTCGGCCAGGGCTG GGGCTGCTTCATTTTTCTGTCtctgttttag
- the LOC133717775 gene encoding probable plastid-lipid-associated protein 11, chloroplastic isoform X1 codes for MKESPNLKPLHHHHSLLLSLIHSLHMATCLPFRSIPFKPNTTSSSSRPAKITCSSVTAQSRLAKQDLLALIADQDRGLKTQTDPTKRASIIKAIDALADLGNGTVTTGGDLSATWRLLWTTEKEQLFIIQNASVFGTRAGDVLQVIDVDRKVLNNVITFPPDGVFFVRSTIEVASPQRVNFRFTSAVLRGKSWEFPLPPFGQGWFESVYLDDEIRVAKDIRGDYLVVDRAPYTWKE; via the exons ATGAAGGAGTCTCCGAACCTCAAACCTCTCCATCACCAtcactctctcctcctctccttaATCCATTCCCTCCACATGGCCACGTGTCTCCCCTTCCGCTCCATCCCCTTCAAACCCaacaccacctcctcctcctcccgcCCCGCTAAAATCACCTGCTCCTCCGTCACCGCCCAATCCCGCCTCGCCAAGCAAGACCTCCTCGCCCTCATCGCCGACCAGGACCGCGGCCTCAAGACCCAGACCGACCCCACCAAACGCGCCTCCATCATCAAGGCCATCGACGCCCTGGCCGATCTCGGCAACGGTACCGTCACCACCGGCGGCGACCTCTCCGCCACGTGGAGGCTGCTGTGGACGACGGAGAAGGAGCAGCTCTTCATCATCCAGAACGCGTCCGTGTTCGGCACGCGCGCCGGCGACGTTTTGCAGGTCATCGATGTTGACCGGAAGGTCCTCAACAATGTCATCACTTTCCCTCCCGATGGAGTCTTCTTTGTTCGCTCCACCATCGAAGTCGCTTCGCCGCAGAGAGTGAATTTTAG GTTTACGAGTGCGGTTCTAAGAGGGAAGAGCTGGGAGTTTCCATTGCCGCCGTTCGGCCAGGGCTG GTTTGAGTCTGTGTACCTTGATGATGAGATTCGAGTTGCAAAGGATATCAGAGGAGACTATTTGGTTGTAGACCGTGCTCCCTATACTTGGAAAGAATGA